Below is a window of Desulfolucanica intricata DNA.
GCATTAATTAAACCGGAATGAATACCACTAAGCGGCCCACAATTAGGAATAATATCCTTAACTACCGGTACACCCAGATTACTGAATTTTTCATCCTGGTTACTAACAATTAAAATGTTCTTAAATATAATTGTTAATTCATTCAGTACATATTCAATCATTTTGTGTTCACCTAACGTAAGAAATGCCTTATCTGTCCCCATACGCGAGCTCTTTCCACCTGCTAATATTACCGCAGCTATATTTATCACCCAAACTCCTCCGACACATTAATTTTAATTTTTAGCATAAGTTTGCCGCAACAAATTTAATATCTCTTTATAATTATAAACTACGTTTTTGTCACCGGTTACGTCACGCTTAATTACCACTACCGGTATTTTTAGGTCTAATGCAGCTAAGATTTTATTATTTGTTCCACTGGAAGGCCCACTATCCTTGGTTACAATTACATCTGCACGGTAAGCTTTAAAAATCGAACGATTAAACTTAGTAGAAAACGGGCCATGTAAAGCAACAATATCTTTAGGCTTAAGACCCAAGTCCTGACATTTTTTCACAACCCGATGTTCCGGTAAAACCCGCACAACAATTCTTTTACCCTGCATGACTTTAGAATTGACAAAGGTTTCTAAATTGTTGCTACCGGTAGTTAGAAATACAGTTTTCCCTAATTCTGACGCCTTTATAGCTGCTTCAGTCCAAGAACTTACGGGATAAATCAATGGATGTTCCGGCAATTTAGTCTCCTTGCGCTGGAGGCGAATATAACAAATTTTATTTTGCTGACATACTTGACTGGTTATACCTGATAATTCACTGGAAAAAGGTTGAGAAGCGTCTATAACAACCTGCACACGTTTATCTATTAATAATTTTTTTAGATCGTTTCTTTTAGGAACAACAAAAAAAACATCTAAGGCTCCGTCTTGTTTGGCAAGTTCCAAACCATACTCAGTAGCGGCGGCCCCATAGACTTGATAATTGTTTGACAATAATAGATGCATCAGTTCCCTTGCTTCTTTTGTTCCATATAATATTAAAAGCATATTAACCACCATTTAGATTGTATTAGTAATAAATAAATTTTCTACATTTTCTAAATAATTTCCTTTAAAAACTCTATTTTGATAAAATATAAAAATTTTTTGTAGCGGACAGGCACAAAAACCCCTAACACCCCATAAGATGTATTCAGCCAAAATTGGGGGAGGGGTTTTA
It encodes the following:
- the cobK gene encoding precorrin-6A reductase codes for the protein MLLILYGTKEARELMHLLLSNNYQVYGAAATEYGLELAKQDGALDVFFVVPKRNDLKKLLIDKRVQVVIDASQPFSSELSGITSQVCQQNKICYIRLQRKETKLPEHPLIYPVSSWTEAAIKASELGKTVFLTTGSNNLETFVNSKVMQGKRIVVRVLPEHRVVKKCQDLGLKPKDIVALHGPFSTKFNRSIFKAYRADVIVTKDSGPSSGTNNKILAALDLKIPVVVIKRDVTGDKNVVYNYKEILNLLRQTYAKN